One stretch of Pseudoalteromonas shioyasakiensis DNA includes these proteins:
- the prc gene encoding carboxy terminal-processing peptidase — MSKKFTLIPLVAALFSGSLLASSDNLTEKDLPVLKQESQHSTASKRVTNLFTRAHYKPIKFNDQLSEKVFDRYIESLDYNKNVFLASDIASFEQYKDQFDNALSTGKLGFAFDIFNLSLKRRFERYDYSLSLLENEMKFDKEDEYLFDREDANWATSQAELDELWRQRVKYDALRLKMTGKDWQGIKEVLTKRYHNAQKRLVQTNSEDAFQIVMNSFARSIEAHTSYLSPRRAEQFKMDMDLELEGIGAVLSYDEDYTVIRSLVPGGPADKSEQIKADDRIIGVAQEGEEFVDVIGWRLDDVVDLIKGPKGTKVRLQYLKGADAHGTPKVVEITRDKIRLEDRAAKSEVFEAKYSDLTSKIGVIEIPGFYNNLSQDVKIEIAKLKEAKVDGIIIDLRQNGGGSLYEATQLSGLFIDQGPVVQIHTLNNRIEEQKDRDGVTFYDGPLTVLVDRYSASASEIFAAAMQDYGRAIVIGEQTFGKGTVQQHKPLGRAYDLYDHPLGSVQYTIAKFYRINGGSTQHKGVIPDVSFPSAIEPSEWGESQQDNALPWDSIIRAKYNSVDNLKPAIAYVNKLHDSRIADEPEFGYVFDDIKRYQEEKDRKTISLVEATRLKEKDESEERALERANERLVRLGEKPVEKLDDLPDSLDELDPFLEEAALITQDFIKYGRIAKK, encoded by the coding sequence ATGAGTAAAAAGTTTACGCTCATTCCGTTAGTCGCTGCCCTGTTTTCAGGTTCATTATTGGCATCTTCAGACAATTTGACTGAAAAAGATCTGCCAGTACTCAAGCAAGAAAGCCAACATAGTACGGCAAGCAAACGGGTGACAAACTTATTTACTCGTGCACATTACAAACCAATTAAATTTAACGATCAATTATCTGAAAAGGTTTTTGATCGATACATTGAATCTCTCGACTACAACAAAAATGTATTTTTAGCGTCTGATATTGCTTCTTTTGAGCAGTATAAAGATCAGTTTGATAATGCATTGTCGACAGGTAAATTGGGATTTGCCTTTGATATTTTTAACTTAAGCTTAAAACGTCGTTTTGAACGTTATGATTATTCTTTATCGCTGCTTGAAAACGAAATGAAGTTCGATAAAGAAGATGAGTATCTGTTCGACCGTGAAGACGCCAATTGGGCAACAAGCCAAGCTGAGCTTGATGAACTTTGGCGTCAACGAGTCAAGTACGATGCTTTACGATTAAAAATGACGGGTAAAGACTGGCAAGGCATTAAAGAAGTCTTGACCAAACGATACCACAATGCGCAAAAACGCTTAGTGCAAACTAATAGTGAAGATGCTTTTCAAATCGTGATGAATTCATTCGCACGAAGCATTGAAGCGCATACCTCTTATTTATCACCTCGCCGTGCTGAGCAATTTAAGATGGACATGGATCTTGAATTAGAAGGCATTGGTGCTGTGCTTAGCTATGATGAAGACTATACAGTAATTCGTAGCTTAGTACCTGGTGGCCCGGCTGATAAGTCAGAACAAATTAAAGCAGATGACCGTATTATTGGTGTTGCCCAAGAAGGTGAAGAGTTTGTTGATGTGATTGGCTGGCGTTTAGATGACGTAGTTGATCTGATCAAAGGCCCAAAAGGGACAAAAGTTCGCCTGCAATACCTAAAAGGTGCAGATGCTCACGGTACACCTAAAGTAGTTGAAATCACTCGTGATAAGATCCGCTTAGAAGACCGCGCTGCAAAATCTGAAGTATTTGAAGCAAAATACTCTGACTTAACCAGCAAAATTGGTGTTATTGAAATTCCTGGTTTCTACAACAATTTATCGCAAGACGTTAAAATTGAAATTGCGAAATTAAAAGAAGCCAAAGTAGACGGTATTATCATTGATTTACGTCAAAATGGTGGGGGCTCACTCTACGAAGCAACTCAGCTTTCTGGTTTATTCATAGACCAAGGTCCAGTAGTGCAAATTCACACGTTAAATAATCGTATTGAAGAGCAAAAAGACCGTGACGGCGTCACTTTTTATGATGGCCCACTCACTGTTTTAGTTGATCGTTACAGTGCATCAGCCTCAGAGATTTTTGCTGCAGCAATGCAAGATTATGGCCGTGCAATTGTGATTGGTGAACAAACATTTGGTAAGGGTACAGTACAGCAGCATAAACCCCTTGGCCGCGCCTATGACTTATACGATCACCCATTAGGTAGCGTGCAATATACAATCGCTAAGTTCTACCGTATCAATGGCGGAAGCACGCAGCACAAAGGAGTGATCCCAGATGTGTCATTCCCATCAGCAATTGAACCATCGGAGTGGGGCGAGAGCCAACAAGATAATGCCTTACCTTGGGATAGTATCATTCGTGCTAAATATAATTCAGTCGATAACTTGAAACCAGCTATTGCTTACGTTAATAAGCTTCATGATTCGCGAATTGCAGATGAGCCGGAGTTTGGTTATGTGTTTGATGACATTAAGCGCTACCAAGAAGAGAAAGACCGTAAAACTATCTCACTGGTTGAAGCGACGCGTTTAAAAGAGAAAGATGAAAGTGAAGAGCGTGCTTTAGAGCGTGCTAATGAACGATTAGTTCGCCTTGGTGAAAAGCCAGTAGAAAAGCTTGATGATTTACCTGATAGCCTTGATGAACTAGACCCTTTCTTAGAAGAGGCTGCATTAATCACGCAGGATTTTATTAAATATGGTCGTATTGCTAAGAAATAA
- the proQ gene encoding RNA chaperone ProQ produces the protein METTNKLKDINEVLDFLYQEFPQCFKQKDGIQPLKVGIFKDIAERIEGSEKVSKTQVRQALRKYTSNWRYLEAVTKSEFRIDLDGNQDEKVEQEHIEHAQKALEESRAKMAKRKKPQRPRKDGDTKSYKKNTGHHAKSGEKGAKVSNKPAKAAPAKRSGKVEPLPASEVKVNSKVKVKLGQALVNAVITEVNKDEVHVELVTGMQVKTKADSLYII, from the coding sequence ATGGAAACCACAAACAAGCTAAAAGATATTAATGAAGTACTGGATTTCTTATATCAAGAATTTCCACAATGTTTTAAACAAAAAGACGGTATTCAGCCGCTTAAAGTCGGTATCTTTAAAGATATTGCTGAGCGCATTGAAGGTTCTGAGAAGGTAAGTAAAACTCAGGTACGTCAAGCATTAAGAAAGTACACCTCAAACTGGCGCTATTTAGAAGCAGTGACAAAGTCTGAGTTCCGTATCGATCTTGATGGTAATCAAGACGAAAAAGTTGAACAAGAGCACATTGAGCACGCACAAAAAGCGTTAGAAGAAAGCCGCGCTAAAATGGCGAAGCGTAAGAAGCCGCAGCGTCCACGTAAAGACGGTGACACAAAATCTTACAAAAAGAATACTGGCCACCACGCTAAATCAGGCGAAAAAGGCGCTAAAGTAAGTAATAAGCCAGCTAAAGCTGCTCCTGCAAAACGTTCAGGAAAAGTTGAACCTTTACCTGCCTCTGAGGTCAAGGTTAATAGCAAAGTTAAAGTTAAACTTGGCCAAGCACTTGTAAACGCAGTTATTACTGAAGTGAATAAAGATGAAGTTCACGTTGAGTTAGTAACAGGGATGCAAGTTAAGACCAAAGCAGACAGCCTGTATATCATTTAA
- a CDS encoding GAF domain-containing protein, with product MQKQDFYQSLVKQTESLITGESNIIANMANISALLFTSLEDVNWAGFYLMDSPEELVLGPFQGNPACIRIPVGKGVCGTAAQTQQTQLIEDVHAFAGHIACDAASNSEVVVPIFKDGKVFAVLDIDSPSIARFDADDQAGLEALVKCFEANLK from the coding sequence ATGCAAAAGCAAGATTTTTACCAGTCATTAGTTAAACAAACTGAATCGCTAATCACTGGTGAATCAAATATCATTGCCAACATGGCAAATATTAGTGCGCTGTTATTTACCTCACTAGAGGACGTAAATTGGGCGGGCTTTTATTTGATGGATTCACCTGAAGAATTAGTGCTAGGGCCGTTTCAAGGTAATCCTGCATGTATCCGTATTCCAGTAGGTAAAGGGGTATGTGGAACTGCCGCGCAAACACAACAAACACAACTCATTGAAGACGTGCATGCATTTGCTGGCCATATTGCCTGTGACGCTGCATCTAACTCAGAAGTAGTTGTGCCGATTTTCAAAGACGGTAAAGTATTTGCTGTACTTGATATCGATAGCCCAAGCATTGCGCGATTCGATGCTGATGATCAAGCTGGTTTAGAAGCATTGGTAAAGTGCTTTGAGGCAAATCTAAAATGA
- a CDS encoding Bax inhibitor-1/YccA family protein, with product MAFNQSYNTARPVMSTIETNKVLKNTYFLLAMTLAFSAVTAGISMAMNLPYFMGLVFSLIAFGVLFVVNKKADSASGVAWVFVFTGLMGAGLGPMLNYYAAMPNGPMLIMQALGSTALIFFGLSAYALTTKKDFSFMGGFLIVGLIVVIIASLVNLFIGSSITFMVINAAVVLIMSGLILFDTSRIINGGETNYIRATVALYLNVYNLFTSLLHLLGASDD from the coding sequence ATGGCGTTTAATCAATCGTACAATACTGCTAGACCAGTAATGTCGACTATTGAAACCAATAAAGTTTTGAAGAATACCTATTTCTTACTGGCTATGACACTGGCATTTAGCGCAGTAACAGCGGGTATTTCAATGGCAATGAATCTACCTTATTTTATGGGTTTAGTATTTAGCTTGATTGCATTTGGTGTACTTTTTGTTGTCAACAAAAAGGCAGACAGTGCATCAGGTGTTGCCTGGGTATTCGTTTTCACAGGTTTGATGGGCGCAGGACTTGGTCCAATGCTTAACTACTACGCTGCAATGCCAAATGGCCCTATGCTTATTATGCAAGCCCTAGGTTCGACAGCCTTAATCTTCTTCGGCTTATCAGCTTACGCTCTAACCACTAAAAAAGATTTCTCATTTATGGGTGGTTTTTTAATAGTGGGCTTAATTGTGGTAATTATCGCAAGCTTAGTAAATTTATTTATTGGTAGCTCTATTACCTTTATGGTAATTAACGCTGCAGTTGTATTGATTATGTCTGGTTTAATATTATTTGACACTAGCCGCATTATTAATGGCGGTGAGACAAATTACATCCGCGCAACAGTTGCTTTATATCTGAACGTGTATAATTTATTCACGTCACTTCTACACCTACTTGGTGCAAGTGATGACTAA
- the tusD gene encoding sulfurtransferase complex subunit TusD — MAQFVLSLHTAPTDHDTTQRLIKFAQACLDSGHSITAIFLYQAGVFHASNHLELASDELPINRLWQELNSQDVPLLLCVTAAEKRGLDIDNTGVFTVAGLAEFAMLVSEADKWVQFK, encoded by the coding sequence TTGGCACAATTTGTACTTTCTCTTCATACCGCGCCGACCGATCATGACACGACACAACGGCTAATTAAATTTGCGCAAGCTTGTCTTGATTCTGGTCACTCAATTACAGCTATCTTTCTTTATCAAGCAGGTGTTTTCCACGCAAGTAATCATTTAGAACTTGCCAGTGATGAGTTACCAATTAATCGTTTATGGCAAGAATTAAACTCGCAAGATGTTCCTCTGCTTCTTTGTGTTACTGCTGCAGAAAAACGAGGGTTAGATATTGATAACACAGGCGTGTTTACAGTTGCTGGCTTAGCTGAGTTTGCAATGTTAGTAAGTGAAGCTGATAAATGGGTGCAGTTTAAATGA
- the tusC gene encoding sulfurtransferase complex subunit TusC: protein MKNILVISQHSPFDDQHIRESLDTTLIFAAIEQNISWLLSGEAVLALKKNQQPEQLGIKNYFKTIKTLELYDVENIYVCEKSLMDFNLSEDSLIIDVKVANFEQQRDLITEQHQVVTL, encoded by the coding sequence ATGAAAAACATTCTTGTGATCAGTCAACACAGTCCATTTGATGATCAACATATTCGTGAATCACTCGACACTACACTGATTTTTGCTGCTATCGAACAAAACATTAGTTGGCTTCTTAGTGGTGAGGCAGTATTAGCTCTGAAAAAAAATCAACAGCCAGAGCAACTTGGCATTAAAAACTATTTTAAAACCATTAAAACCCTTGAGTTATACGATGTTGAAAACATTTATGTCTGTGAAAAGTCGTTAATGGACTTTAACCTTTCAGAAGATAGTCTGATTATCGATGTTAAAGTAGCTAACTTTGAGCAACAGCGAGACTTAATTACAGAGCAGCATCAGGTGGTGACGTTATGA
- the dsrH gene encoding sulfurtransferase complex subunit TusB, translated as MSTLHIFSKPLSHYCNNMLANLITAQDKVLLVSDACYNNMQFKQFSSCLYLLEEDTTARDISLNKEDIVIDYTQFVEMTLNAQNTITW; from the coding sequence ATGAGTACATTGCATATTTTTTCGAAACCCTTATCCCACTATTGCAATAATATGTTGGCTAATCTAATTACTGCACAGGATAAGGTACTACTAGTCAGTGATGCTTGTTATAACAATATGCAATTTAAGCAGTTCTCATCCTGTCTATATTTACTTGAAGAAGATACTACAGCTCGCGATATTTCACTCAATAAAGAGGATATCGTAATAGACTACACACAGTTTGTAGAAATGACTTTAAATGCACAGAACACAATTACTTGGTAA
- a CDS encoding TusE/DsrC/DsvC family sulfur relay protein — protein MLEFNNKQIETDKQGYLLDSNDWCEDLAPIIAEQENITLSEQHWEVVHFVRDFYLEYNTSPAIRMLVKAMAQKLGEEKGNSMYLYKLFPKGPAKQATKIAGLPKPARCI, from the coding sequence ATGCTTGAATTTAATAACAAACAAATAGAAACAGACAAACAAGGTTATTTACTTGATTCAAATGATTGGTGTGAAGATCTAGCGCCTATCATTGCTGAACAAGAGAACATTACTTTAAGTGAACAGCACTGGGAAGTTGTGCACTTTGTGCGTGATTTTTATCTTGAATACAACACCAGCCCAGCTATTCGTATGTTGGTCAAAGCTATGGCTCAAAAGCTTGGTGAAGAAAAAGGTAATAGCATGTACTTGTACAAACTTTTCCCTAAAGGTCCTGCTAAGCAAGCAACTAAAATTGCAGGTTTACCTAAACCAGCTAGGTGCATTTAA
- a CDS encoding rRNA large subunit pseudouridine synthase E, which produces MVNKPKSKPRRSSGRTYSRPIQKREVKKAISPEKRKVVLFNKPFDVLCQFTDDQNRKTLADFITIKDVYAAGRLDRDSEGLLLLTNCGKLQHTLTEPNKKTAKTYWVQVEGDVTDEAIFALNKGVELKDGMTKPAKVRRINEPAIWPRTPPVRERKNIPTSWLEISITEGRNRQVRRMTAHVGFPTLRLIRYSIGNYTLDGLDSGQFKVVNNPDA; this is translated from the coding sequence ATGGTAAACAAACCTAAAAGTAAACCACGTCGCAGTAGTGGCCGAACATACTCAAGGCCGATACAAAAACGTGAAGTAAAAAAAGCAATTAGCCCAGAGAAACGTAAAGTCGTACTGTTTAACAAACCATTTGATGTGCTTTGCCAGTTTACTGATGACCAAAACCGCAAAACGCTTGCCGACTTTATTACTATTAAAGACGTTTATGCAGCAGGACGCCTAGACAGAGATAGTGAAGGGCTGTTGCTACTTACAAACTGCGGTAAATTACAACACACTCTCACTGAACCCAATAAAAAAACAGCAAAAACGTATTGGGTGCAAGTAGAAGGTGATGTTACTGATGAGGCTATCTTTGCGCTTAACAAAGGCGTAGAGCTTAAAGATGGCATGACCAAGCCTGCCAAGGTTAGGCGAATTAATGAACCCGCAATTTGGCCACGTACCCCGCCCGTTCGCGAACGAAAGAATATTCCAACTAGCTGGTTAGAAATATCCATCACTGAAGGAAGAAACCGCCAAGTTCGCCGTATGACAGCCCATGTTGGTTTCCCTACTTTGCGATTAATTAGATATAGCATTGGTAACTATACTCTTGATGGTTTGGACAGTGGCCAGTTTAAAGTCGTGAACAATCCCGATGCATAA
- a CDS encoding NUDIX hydrolase, with amino-acid sequence MHKPNVTVAAIVRCQDKYLLVKERDKHTGEICYNQPAGHLEANETLAEAAHRELVEETGISLNANHLVGIYNLHAANGVHYMRFSFAFNCPTLIAPSPQDDDILSADWFSFEQIKSLPLRSPLVLKCIEDHLAGKAYPLSLIYQ; translated from the coding sequence ATGCATAAACCTAATGTCACAGTTGCTGCAATCGTCAGGTGTCAAGACAAGTATTTACTTGTTAAAGAGCGCGATAAGCACACAGGTGAAATTTGTTATAACCAACCAGCAGGTCATTTAGAAGCCAATGAAACCTTAGCAGAAGCAGCTCATCGCGAACTTGTTGAAGAAACTGGCATTAGCCTTAATGCCAATCATCTTGTTGGCATTTATAATTTGCATGCCGCAAATGGCGTTCACTATATGCGTTTTAGTTTTGCTTTTAATTGCCCTACACTAATAGCACCCTCCCCCCAGGATGATGATATTCTCAGCGCAGATTGGTTTAGTTTTGAACAAATTAAAAGCCTACCACTGAGAAGCCCCCTCGTTTTAAAATGCATTGAAGATCATTTAGCTGGTAAAGCCTATCCACTTAGTTTGATTTACCAATAA
- the mnmA gene encoding tRNA 2-thiouridine(34) synthase MnmA encodes MSENSHIKVIVGMSGGVDSSVSAYLLKQQGYQVEGLFMKNWEEDDNDEYCAAAEDLKDAQAVCDKLGIELHTVNFAAEYWDNVFEYFLAEYKAGRTPNPDIMCNKEIKFKAFLEFAAQALGADYIATGHYVRREKRGDKFVMCRGLDDNKDQSYFLYTLSHEHIAQTLFPVGDIAKPEVRRIAEEQDLITHDKKDSTGICFIGERKFKDFLQKFLPAQPGKIEDTDGNEVGEHEGLMYHTLGQRKGLLIGGMKEGSGEPWYVVDKDIERNVLVVGQGKDHPRLYSNGLNANQLHWVDRVGPKGTTRCTVKTRYRQEDISCTLLVGEDGMARVLFDEPQKAVTPGQSAVFYADEVCLGGGIIDSVIK; translated from the coding sequence ATGAGCGAAAATAGTCACATTAAAGTCATCGTGGGTATGTCCGGCGGTGTGGATTCTTCTGTATCAGCGTATTTATTAAAGCAACAAGGCTATCAAGTTGAAGGCCTGTTCATGAAAAACTGGGAAGAAGATGATAATGATGAATATTGCGCTGCAGCTGAAGACCTTAAAGACGCACAAGCAGTCTGTGATAAATTAGGTATTGAGCTTCATACTGTAAATTTTGCAGCAGAATACTGGGATAATGTTTTTGAGTACTTCTTAGCAGAGTACAAAGCAGGCCGTACGCCTAACCCAGACATCATGTGTAATAAAGAAATTAAATTCAAAGCATTCTTAGAATTTGCAGCTCAAGCACTCGGCGCTGATTACATCGCTACTGGTCACTATGTGCGCCGTGAAAAACGGGGTGATAAATTTGTTATGTGTCGTGGCCTTGATGACAATAAAGATCAAAGTTATTTCTTATACACTTTAAGCCATGAACATATTGCACAAACGCTTTTCCCTGTAGGTGATATTGCTAAACCTGAAGTTCGCCGTATTGCCGAAGAGCAAGATTTAATAACTCACGATAAAAAGGACAGTACAGGTATTTGTTTTATCGGTGAGCGTAAATTTAAAGATTTCTTACAAAAATTCTTACCGGCACAGCCAGGTAAAATCGAAGATACCGATGGTAATGAAGTTGGCGAGCACGAAGGCTTGATGTATCACACTTTAGGTCAACGTAAAGGCCTCTTAATTGGTGGTATGAAAGAAGGTTCGGGTGAACCTTGGTATGTTGTAGACAAAGACATTGAACGCAATGTACTAGTTGTTGGCCAAGGTAAAGACCACCCTCGCCTATACAGCAATGGCTTAAATGCAAATCAACTACACTGGGTTGACCGTGTCGGCCCTAAAGGTACAACACGCTGCACTGTTAAAACTCGTTATCGCCAAGAAGACATCAGCTGTACATTACTCGTTGGTGAAGATGGCATGGCTCGCGTATTATTTGATGAGCCACAAAAAGCGGTTACACCTGGTCAATCAGCCGTATTCTACGCTGATGAAGTCTGCTTAGGTGGTGGTATTATTGATTCGGTGATTAAGTAA
- the hflD gene encoding high frequency lysogenization protein HflD — translation MTEHQVMALAAMCQVAKQVQKVAQYGQGSDHELEKLLSCIVETSPDTPEDVYQGKHNLREGYRILIAQLSAGADKDVEIVKYVGGLMQLERALSAKQSSLNELGRRIDDVKRRLDHFAITDDTVVAALADIYSSVLSPLGHRIQVYGKPELLKQQLTQNKIRALLLAGIRSAVLWRQMGGKRRHFFFAKRKILAIAKQSI, via the coding sequence ATGACAGAGCACCAAGTCATGGCTTTAGCTGCCATGTGTCAAGTTGCCAAACAAGTACAAAAAGTTGCGCAATATGGCCAAGGCAGTGATCACGAATTAGAAAAGTTATTAAGCTGTATTGTCGAAACATCACCTGATACACCTGAAGATGTATATCAGGGTAAACATAATTTACGTGAAGGCTATCGTATTTTGATTGCCCAGCTTTCTGCCGGCGCAGATAAAGACGTCGAAATCGTAAAATATGTAGGTGGCTTAATGCAATTAGAACGTGCCTTGAGCGCAAAACAAAGCAGCTTAAATGAATTAGGTCGTCGCATTGATGACGTTAAACGTCGCCTCGACCATTTTGCTATCACAGATGATACTGTAGTAGCAGCGCTTGCTGATATTTACTCGTCGGTGCTAAGCCCCCTTGGGCATCGTATTCAAGTTTACGGCAAGCCAGAGTTATTAAAACAGCAGCTCACGCAAAACAAAATTCGCGCCTTATTATTGGCCGGAATTCGTAGTGCCGTGTTATGGCGACAAATGGGCGGTAAACGCCGTCACTTTTTCTTTGCAAAAAGAAAAATCCTCGCTATTGCTAAACAATCAATTTAA
- a CDS encoding cupin domain-containing protein, protein MYQLSINSLTQEQFLAQYWQKKPLLIKQGFKDFTDPIEPEELAGLAMEESIESRIVTNHSNDWQAHHGPFEDFSLLTEKHATLLVQAVDHWHSDAAQLLEPFRFIPNWRIDDLMISYSTPGGGVGPHLDQYDVFIIQGQGKRHWRVGMPDANLRQFAQNKSLLQVEQFPAVIDCVLEPGDILYIPPGCPHEGYAVENALNYSVGFRAPNQRDLLSQFADHLIDTELGNQRYSDAELKLRDSKGELKEFEAENVKQLMIAAINDDAIFKTWLGNNMSQPKHEMDLAPLEEPYTLDNLLELLRDDEVVFERLGGTRAIYQVIGDKILLSVNGINYMHDLHELELIKKLTDQTWLTAADINSSKNNHIFLKTFTTLLNEGIWFC, encoded by the coding sequence ATGTATCAATTATCCATCAATTCACTTACCCAAGAGCAATTTTTAGCTCAGTATTGGCAAAAAAAACCATTGCTTATCAAACAAGGTTTTAAAGACTTTACTGACCCCATTGAGCCAGAAGAGCTTGCGGGTCTTGCAATGGAAGAAAGTATTGAATCACGAATAGTGACCAATCACTCAAATGACTGGCAAGCACACCATGGTCCGTTTGAAGACTTTAGCTTATTGACTGAAAAGCACGCTACATTACTAGTACAAGCGGTTGACCATTGGCATAGCGATGCTGCTCAATTACTAGAGCCATTTCGCTTTATTCCTAACTGGCGCATCGATGATTTAATGATTAGCTACTCAACACCAGGTGGTGGTGTTGGCCCGCATTTAGACCAATACGATGTGTTTATTATTCAAGGCCAAGGCAAACGCCATTGGCGGGTTGGTATGCCTGATGCTAACCTAAGACAGTTTGCGCAAAATAAAAGCCTGCTACAAGTCGAGCAGTTTCCTGCTGTTATCGACTGTGTTCTAGAGCCTGGTGATATTCTTTATATTCCACCGGGTTGTCCACATGAGGGTTACGCAGTTGAAAACGCATTAAATTACTCTGTTGGCTTTCGAGCACCAAACCAGCGCGATTTATTATCACAGTTTGCAGACCATTTGATAGATACTGAACTTGGCAATCAACGATACAGTGATGCTGAGCTTAAATTACGTGACTCAAAAGGCGAACTTAAGGAATTTGAAGCTGAAAATGTTAAACAGCTGATGATTGCTGCAATAAATGATGATGCAATATTTAAGACTTGGCTTGGTAACAATATGAGTCAGCCAAAACATGAAATGGATTTAGCACCTTTAGAAGAACCTTATACATTAGATAATTTACTTGAGTTACTACGTGATGACGAGGTTGTTTTTGAGCGCTTAGGTGGCACCCGAGCAATCTATCAAGTGATTGGAGATAAAATACTTTTAAGTGTTAATGGCATTAATTACATGCATGATTTACATGAGCTTGAATTAATTAAAAAGCTCACAGATCAAACCTGGCTGACAGCTGCTGATATAAATAGTTCAAAAAATAATCACATTTTCTTAAAAACTTTTACTACACTTTTAAATGAGGGTATTTGGTTTTGTTAG
- a CDS encoding GNAT family N-acetyltransferase — MGYQIDEVEWSIDKELLQQIRERVFVCELHIPKHIEFDHLDKTAHHVLVTDECKCPVATGRLCNDGLIGRIAVLPEHRNRSVYKSLLNYLVSMAEKQGCDCVSINCILNEVDRFKQNGFSADGLVFMEAGIPRQRMLCPIKQFDTRPFTLVH; from the coding sequence ATGGGCTATCAAATAGATGAAGTTGAATGGAGTATCGACAAGGAACTTTTACAACAGATCCGAGAGCGGGTATTTGTTTGCGAATTGCATATTCCAAAACACATTGAGTTTGACCATTTAGATAAAACAGCACATCACGTCCTTGTAACAGACGAATGTAAATGCCCAGTTGCTACTGGGCGTTTATGCAATGATGGCCTAATTGGTCGTATAGCTGTTTTGCCTGAACACCGTAACCGTTCGGTTTACAAATCATTATTGAATTACTTAGTAAGTATGGCTGAAAAGCAAGGCTGTGACTGTGTAAGTATTAATTGTATTTTGAATGAGGTAGACAGGTTTAAACAAAATGGCTTTTCAGCAGATGGTTTAGTGTTTATGGAAGCTGGTATTCCAAGGCAGCGAATGCTCTGCCCTATCAAGCAGTTTGATACGCGGCCATTCACTTTAGTACATTAA
- a CDS encoding DUF4826 family protein, whose amino-acid sequence MEQKQARPLTPEEQAEAQKQSVIWQRECFQNAQKHLAEKGVIPQTVVEKESRFIAPLVAIWKFKAQNGKSYWVITGRLPTDHAEASAATNAREVLRYFSMQWQLKADQLMQSGAVDKTKVDFANLLINRAHGLYELFEKEEMWQNEPA is encoded by the coding sequence ATGGAACAAAAACAAGCAAGACCATTAACACCAGAAGAACAAGCCGAAGCGCAAAAACAAAGTGTTATTTGGCAAAGAGAATGTTTCCAAAATGCACAAAAGCATTTAGCAGAAAAAGGGGTTATCCCGCAAACTGTTGTTGAGAAAGAAAGTCGTTTCATTGCGCCTTTAGTGGCAATTTGGAAATTTAAAGCACAAAACGGTAAAAGCTATTGGGTGATCACGGGTCGCTTACCGACTGATCACGCTGAAGCAAGCGCAGCAACTAATGCACGTGAAGTATTACGTTATTTTTCAATGCAGTGGCAATTGAAGGCTGATCAGCTAATGCAATCAGGGGCCGTAGACAAAACCAAAGTTGATTTTGCGAATTTGCTAATCAATCGTGCTCATGGCTTATATGAGTTGTTTGAAAAAGAAGAAATGTGGCAAAACGAGCCAGCATAA